From Spirosoma aerolatum, one genomic window encodes:
- a CDS encoding TonB-dependent receptor domain-containing protein: MRNLSLLALLCLLTASLYAQSPPAATRFTLQGRAVDTTSAPLPSSTVMLLSAKDSSMVNFTRTGDNGAFSFKNIKAGTYILKISFVGLIPYNQLIKSTGEPVMDLGPLKLKPITRELMEVVVRTAKAPLTIKGDTIEYNASSFKVPPGSTVEDLLRKLPGVQVDQDGNIRAQGQEVKKVTVDGKSFFGDDPKLATKNLQAEAITKVQVFNDKTEQAKMTGVDDGKKEKTVNLQLKEEFKKGGFGKLTAGAGPASNNVSTRFEGKGSYNKFDSKQQFSALLLGNNTNQQGLSFNDYQDFRGSNSFNWNDNADFGFSGSNRYLYFGDDNESLTIPISGGNGRGFTKNTAGGLNYNYDTKKTKLSTSYYFNQTRLNLDALRENKSYLPGSTNLRKTDTSSQSNLATNHRISFRLEKQLDSMQTLLIISNSRFGLNSSNLQSQQRVFQSVATSAELPTTYSQSTNNSSANQFAIANTLLYRLKFKKKGRNFGASATFQMNKNDGDLLLKARNEFYQATSVNDMLRILNQDQGTNSISNQYKANLLYVEPFAKKFFWETFYNFNLRYDEVDRDVANLDDSRRRIDSLSLYYKNNYLFNRLGSSVRYSYKGLNISAGVAGQQFQLDGKFARDQSQPLQPINRTFTTVIPNVSLNFDLKNNRYLGANYDVGVQIPSSRDLQPVTSNSNPLAITRGNPNLLPQLGHNLSASYNYFNPGSFINLWTNIYTTYFVNQIVYSQTVDPKTLITTTMPENLTGGKNLGSNIYFGFPLKKTKATLNLNTSLNLGHNLTRINEVLNETNNQNYSFGVRLELTPKEWITFYGNANMSITNTKYSINTTQNQTIYNNSIRGDLNLKLPGDFYLNTTLNYNEYKNEKLNFNQQIPLLSSSIYRIVGKAKKAEVRLSGFDLLNRNVVVSQYAGQNYTSTERIQSLARYFMLSFTYNMRGVQAKMRRDYY; encoded by the coding sequence ATGAGAAACCTTTCCCTGCTGGCCTTACTATGCCTGCTCACGGCTTCGCTTTATGCACAAAGTCCACCGGCGGCAACTCGCTTTACGCTTCAGGGCCGTGCTGTCGATACGACATCGGCTCCGCTGCCTTCCTCGACGGTTATGCTGCTTAGCGCCAAAGATTCGTCGATGGTGAACTTTACCCGAACGGGCGACAATGGTGCTTTCTCCTTCAAGAATATAAAGGCGGGGACCTACATTCTGAAAATTTCGTTTGTCGGGTTGATTCCTTATAATCAACTGATTAAGTCGACAGGGGAGCCGGTTATGGATTTAGGGCCGTTGAAACTGAAGCCGATCACGCGCGAACTGATGGAAGTAGTGGTTCGAACGGCAAAGGCTCCGCTGACGATCAAAGGCGATACTATCGAATACAATGCCAGTTCATTTAAGGTCCCGCCCGGATCGACGGTGGAAGATTTACTGAGAAAACTGCCTGGCGTTCAGGTCGATCAGGACGGGAACATTCGGGCACAGGGGCAGGAGGTTAAAAAAGTAACGGTCGATGGAAAGAGCTTTTTCGGGGATGATCCGAAGTTGGCCACCAAGAACCTGCAGGCCGAAGCCATTACAAAAGTTCAGGTGTTTAACGACAAAACCGAACAGGCTAAAATGACCGGCGTTGACGACGGCAAAAAAGAAAAAACCGTTAACCTGCAACTGAAAGAAGAGTTTAAAAAAGGTGGTTTTGGAAAATTGACAGCCGGAGCTGGTCCTGCTTCGAATAATGTATCGACGCGTTTTGAGGGAAAAGGAAGCTACAACAAGTTCGACAGTAAGCAACAATTTTCGGCCTTGCTGCTCGGGAATAACACAAACCAGCAGGGCCTTTCCTTTAATGACTACCAGGATTTTAGAGGGAGTAACTCGTTTAACTGGAACGATAATGCCGACTTCGGGTTTAGTGGCTCTAATCGTTATCTCTACTTTGGCGATGACAATGAAAGTCTGACCATTCCGATTAGTGGCGGCAATGGCCGGGGCTTTACCAAAAATACGGCAGGGGGCCTTAATTACAACTACGACACGAAGAAAACCAAGCTAAGTACAAGCTATTATTTCAACCAGACCCGGTTAAATCTGGACGCGCTTCGGGAAAATAAAAGTTACCTGCCTGGCTCAACCAATCTGCGGAAAACGGACACCAGCAGCCAGTCGAATCTGGCTACGAACCATCGGATTAGCTTCCGTTTAGAGAAGCAGCTCGATTCCATGCAAACGTTGCTGATCATCAGTAATAGCCGATTTGGACTTAATAGTAGCAACCTGCAAAGTCAGCAACGGGTTTTTCAGAGCGTCGCTACTAGCGCTGAACTGCCGACAACGTATAGTCAATCGACGAACAATTCATCAGCCAACCAGTTTGCGATAGCCAATACGCTGCTATACCGGCTGAAGTTCAAAAAGAAAGGGCGCAACTTTGGCGCCAGTGCCACCTTCCAGATGAATAAAAATGATGGCGATTTACTGCTGAAAGCCCGGAACGAATTTTATCAGGCTACCAGTGTGAACGACATGTTGCGGATACTCAATCAGGATCAGGGAACAAATTCGATCAGCAACCAATACAAGGCTAACCTACTCTATGTAGAGCCGTTCGCCAAAAAGTTCTTCTGGGAGACGTTCTATAACTTTAACCTCCGCTACGATGAAGTAGATCGCGATGTAGCAAACCTGGACGACAGCCGCCGACGGATTGATTCCCTGAGTTTGTATTACAAGAACAATTACCTGTTCAACCGATTGGGGAGCAGTGTGCGTTACTCCTACAAAGGGCTGAATATATCGGCTGGGGTAGCAGGACAGCAATTTCAGCTTGATGGGAAATTTGCCCGCGACCAGAGCCAGCCGCTTCAACCCATCAACCGGACGTTCACGACAGTGATTCCGAACGTCTCGCTCAACTTCGATCTGAAAAATAACCGATACCTGGGAGCCAATTATGATGTAGGGGTACAGATACCATCCTCGCGCGATTTACAGCCAGTAACCAGCAACAGCAACCCACTGGCCATTACCCGTGGAAATCCGAACCTGCTCCCTCAGTTGGGTCATAACCTGAGTGCTTCGTACAACTACTTTAACCCAGGGAGCTTCATTAATTTATGGACGAATATTTACACGACCTATTTTGTAAACCAGATCGTGTATAGCCAGACCGTTGATCCGAAAACCCTGATTACAACGACGATGCCTGAAAACCTGACGGGTGGTAAAAATCTGGGATCTAATATTTATTTCGGCTTCCCGCTGAAGAAAACAAAGGCAACGCTTAACCTGAATACCTCGTTGAATTTGGGCCACAATCTGACGCGAATCAATGAAGTGCTGAACGAGACAAATAACCAGAATTACTCGTTTGGTGTCCGGCTGGAGTTGACGCCTAAAGAGTGGATCACATTTTACGGTAACGCGAATATGAGCATTACCAATACCAAGTATTCGATCAATACGACGCAGAATCAGACCATCTACAACAACAGCATCCGGGGTGATCTGAACCTGAAACTGCCCGGTGATTTTTACCTGAACACGACGCTGAACTATAACGAGTATAAAAACGAGAAGCTGAATTTCAATCAGCAGATTCCCTTGTTAAGTTCGTCGATCTATCGTATCGTTGGGAAGGCGAAAAAAGCAGAGGTTCGGCTGTCAGGTTTCGATCTGCTCAATCGCAACGTGGTGGTATCGCAGTATGCTGGGCAGAACTATACCAGTACCGAACGAATTCAGTCGCTGGCCCGGTATTTTATGCTAAGCTTTACGTACAACATGCGGGGGGTTCAGGCGAAAATGCGCCGGGATTATTATTGA
- the pabB gene encoding aminodeoxychorismate synthase component I — MNVLRIDVDDIQAIRWQALAWAVSQQNDSVDFVASLANNNSIYPNDPFPNRLFVGAERVISFPEGDALGTLADAHVRHPSYLVGYLGYDLKNQLEALESRNPNRLGFPDIYFVEPTWVIDFDASDSQAGQVCVRGNGNAQDLWQQIVRFQPAPISAPSSSAISSAIQCRVSYEDYLTNVRRIQQHILAGDVYELNYCIEFFAEAIQLDPLTIYRALNLRSPMPFSNFLKIGERYIMGASPERFLKKEGQNVLSQPIKGTIRRGKTPDEDSLLRTQLLQSEKERAENLMIVDLVRNDLARSAKTGSVQVDELFGIYGFQQVYQMISTVSATLREGVSWAEAIRHAFPMGSMTGAPKIRAMELIDELEVSRRGVYSGAIGFVTPEGDFDFSVVIRTLLYNAQNRYASFSVGSAITYDADPVQEWEECLLKAKAIREVIDGFTTV, encoded by the coding sequence ATGAATGTGTTGCGTATAGACGTTGACGACATTCAGGCGATTCGTTGGCAGGCATTGGCCTGGGCTGTTAGTCAGCAGAACGATTCAGTTGATTTTGTCGCTTCGTTAGCCAATAACAATAGTATCTATCCGAATGACCCGTTTCCCAACCGACTCTTTGTCGGGGCGGAACGGGTCATTTCGTTTCCCGAGGGTGATGCGTTGGGTACATTAGCTGACGCACATGTCAGACATCCTTCCTATCTGGTTGGGTATTTAGGGTATGATCTGAAAAATCAGCTTGAGGCACTGGAAAGCCGCAACCCGAATCGGTTAGGTTTTCCGGATATTTATTTTGTTGAACCTACCTGGGTTATTGACTTCGACGCGTCTGACAGCCAGGCTGGTCAAGTGTGCGTTCGTGGGAACGGGAACGCTCAGGACTTGTGGCAACAAATCGTACGTTTCCAGCCAGCCCCCATCTCCGCACCTTCATCGTCTGCTATTTCCTCTGCTATTCAGTGTCGGGTTTCTTATGAGGACTACCTGACCAACGTGCGTCGTATTCAGCAGCATATTCTGGCGGGCGATGTATATGAACTGAATTATTGCATCGAGTTTTTTGCCGAAGCCATCCAACTGGATCCATTGACGATTTACCGCGCTCTGAACCTGCGATCTCCCATGCCTTTTTCTAATTTTTTGAAAATCGGTGAGCGCTACATTATGGGTGCATCGCCCGAGCGATTTCTGAAAAAAGAAGGCCAAAACGTTTTATCGCAGCCCATAAAAGGAACCATCAGGCGGGGGAAAACACCGGACGAAGATAGCCTGCTTCGTACTCAATTGCTGCAATCGGAAAAAGAGCGGGCCGAAAACCTGATGATTGTGGATCTGGTGCGTAACGATCTGGCTCGTAGTGCTAAAACCGGATCAGTGCAGGTGGATGAACTATTCGGCATTTACGGCTTTCAGCAAGTGTATCAAATGATTTCGACGGTTTCGGCAACGCTGCGTGAAGGCGTAAGCTGGGCCGAGGCTATTCGGCATGCTTTTCCGATGGGGAGCATGACTGGCGCTCCCAAAATCCGGGCCATGGAGTTGATCGATGAACTGGAGGTAAGCAGGCGAGGAGTTTATTCGGGCGCTATTGGTTTCGTTACACCTGAAGGCGATTTTGATTTCAGTGTGGTTATCCGCACGCTTCTCTACAATGCGCAAAATCGGTATGCGTCTTTCTCAGTAGGCAGTGCGATCACCTATGATGCCGATCCCGTACAGGAATGGGAAGAATGCCTGTTGAAAGCAAAGGCAATTCGGGAGGTGATTGACGGGTTTACTACCGTTTAA
- a CDS encoding NYN domain-containing protein yields the protein MPAESRLTRIGVFYDGNYFLHVSNYYNYSHERRSRISISGLHAFIRRQVAEEEGVNERLCQIVDAHYFRGRLNAHEANQRGNQLFYDRLFDDILMSEGVVTHYLPVKTYQGYRQEKGIDVWLALEAFELAQYKKFDVVVLITSDGDYVPLIRKLNTLGSRIMVLSWDFEFLNEQGEKQVTRTSQDLLEEVSYPVAMHGIIDDRSRRNDMVIQNLFVKQTPRPTFSTVTGNGNSYTNGMSYGSSLSMESDYDYDSSLEPNYNVADGDLEGRKISTIRSLKTGYGFVNFPPNNLFFHYTSLVDTDFNELQVDDEVEFSIGQNAEGKDIAIDVRLLRP from the coding sequence ATGCCAGCAGAATCCAGATTAACCCGTATTGGGGTTTTCTATGACGGTAATTATTTTCTACATGTAAGCAACTACTATAATTATTCGCACGAACGTCGTAGCCGTATCAGTATTTCAGGGCTGCACGCGTTTATTCGCCGTCAGGTAGCAGAGGAAGAAGGGGTGAATGAGCGTCTGTGTCAGATTGTAGATGCACACTATTTCCGTGGTCGACTGAATGCCCATGAGGCAAATCAACGCGGTAATCAACTTTTTTATGATCGGCTCTTCGACGATATTCTTATGTCCGAAGGAGTCGTAACGCATTACCTGCCTGTCAAAACGTATCAGGGATACCGGCAGGAAAAAGGAATCGATGTATGGCTTGCGCTTGAAGCATTTGAGCTGGCTCAGTATAAAAAGTTTGATGTAGTCGTATTGATCACATCCGATGGGGACTATGTGCCGCTCATTCGAAAGCTTAACACCCTGGGCTCCCGAATTATGGTATTGAGCTGGGATTTCGAATTCCTGAATGAACAGGGCGAAAAACAAGTAACGCGCACATCCCAGGATTTGCTCGAAGAGGTGTCTTATCCGGTGGCTATGCATGGCATTATTGATGACCGCAGCCGTCGGAACGATATGGTGATCCAAAATTTATTTGTTAAACAGACGCCCCGGCCTACTTTTTCTACCGTTACTGGAAACGGCAATAGCTATACAAATGGTATGAGTTATGGCAGTTCGTTGTCGATGGAAAGTGATTACGACTACGATTCATCGTTAGAGCCTAATTACAATGTGGCTGACGGTGACCTGGAAGGGCGCAAGATCAGCACCATTCGTAGCCTCAAAACAGGCTATGGTTTTGTGAATTTTCCGCCCAACAACCTGTTTTTCCACTACACGAGTTTAGTCGATACCGATTTCAATGAATTGCAGGTTGACGACGAGGTTGAATTTTCAATTGGTCAGAATGCCGAAGGAAAAGACATTGCTATTGATGTTCGGTTATTACGTCCGTAA
- the hisB gene encoding bifunctional histidinol-phosphatase/imidazoleglycerol-phosphate dehydratase HisB, with product MQKILFIDRDGTLIIEPQPDQQVDSLAKLDYIPKAISAMRKIAEETDFQLVMVTNQDGLGTDSFPEDTFWPAHNKMLATFAGENVNFKAVHIDRHFPRDNSPTRKPGIGMLTGYFSPDYNLANSFVIGDRLTDVQLAINLGAKAILFLPPNGLATVQAADVSGMTPAMQDAIALTTDNWDQIYEFLRLPARTATVERNTKETQIRVDLNLDGSGKADIHTGLGFFDHMLDQVAKHSGANLAIHVNGDLHIDEHHTIEDTALALGEAYRRALGDKRGISRYGFLLPMDEALAQVGIDFSGRPWLVWDAEFRREKIGDMPTEMFFHFFKSFSDTALCNLNIKVEGDNEHHKIEAIFKAFAKAIKMAVRRDIKELDNLPSTKGVL from the coding sequence ATGCAAAAAATATTATTCATCGACCGTGACGGCACCCTCATTATTGAGCCGCAACCCGATCAACAGGTCGATTCGTTAGCCAAGCTTGATTATATACCCAAAGCGATTTCGGCAATGCGTAAAATAGCCGAAGAAACAGATTTTCAACTGGTTATGGTCACCAATCAGGATGGGCTTGGCACTGATTCATTCCCTGAAGATACTTTCTGGCCTGCCCACAACAAAATGCTGGCCACCTTCGCCGGAGAAAATGTCAACTTCAAGGCGGTTCACATTGACCGTCACTTCCCGCGCGATAACTCCCCCACGCGGAAACCGGGTATAGGCATGCTGACCGGCTATTTCTCACCCGATTACAACCTGGCCAACAGTTTTGTGATTGGTGATCGGCTCACGGATGTACAGTTAGCCATTAACCTGGGCGCTAAAGCAATCCTGTTTCTTCCACCCAATGGACTGGCTACGGTACAAGCTGCCGATGTGTCGGGCATGACCCCAGCTATGCAAGACGCTATTGCCCTAACGACCGATAACTGGGATCAGATTTACGAATTTTTACGCTTACCTGCCCGAACAGCCACTGTAGAACGGAATACCAAAGAGACACAAATTCGTGTCGATCTGAATCTGGATGGCTCAGGGAAAGCCGATATTCATACGGGGCTGGGCTTTTTTGATCACATGCTCGACCAGGTTGCCAAACATTCGGGGGCAAACCTGGCCATTCATGTCAATGGCGACCTGCATATTGATGAGCATCATACCATTGAAGATACAGCGCTGGCCCTTGGGGAAGCCTACCGTCGTGCGCTGGGCGATAAGCGGGGCATTAGCCGATATGGTTTTTTACTCCCGATGGATGAAGCACTGGCTCAGGTCGGTATCGATTTTTCGGGCCGTCCGTGGCTCGTTTGGGATGCGGAATTTCGACGTGAAAAAATCGGGGATATGCCTACCGAAATGTTTTTTCATTTCTTCAAATCATTCTCAGATACAGCACTTTGCAATCTAAACATCAAGGTTGAAGGCGACAATGAGCATCATAAAATCGAAGCTATTTTTAAAGCTTTTGCCAAAGCCATAAAAATGGCCGTCCGACGCGACATTAAAGAACTGGACAACCTGCCTAGTACGAAAGGGGTTTTGTAA
- a CDS encoding 1-acyl-sn-glycerol-3-phosphate acyltransferase yields MLSAFARWLFKIAGWQLVGPIPNLSKAIWVVASHTTNWDFFVGLGARAATRVWIQYLAKSSLFTWYAGWLFRALGGKPVYRDRSHNLVDVIADVFDQNHYLHICIAPEGTRSNVKKLKTGFYYIALKANVPLILTGFDWPRKQVILSEPLYVTGNYEADMVPFYAFFSSIHGIKKDWLTQWEETGIIE; encoded by the coding sequence ATGCTCAGTGCCTTTGCACGTTGGTTGTTTAAAATTGCTGGTTGGCAATTAGTAGGTCCCATCCCTAATCTATCCAAAGCCATTTGGGTGGTTGCTTCTCATACCACTAACTGGGATTTTTTCGTGGGACTCGGTGCCCGGGCAGCCACTCGCGTCTGGATTCAATACCTTGCTAAAAGTTCACTGTTTACATGGTATGCCGGTTGGCTTTTTCGGGCTCTTGGTGGCAAGCCTGTTTACCGTGACAGATCGCACAATTTGGTCGATGTCATCGCAGACGTTTTTGACCAAAATCATTATCTACATATTTGTATTGCTCCGGAAGGGACCCGAAGTAATGTTAAAAAGCTGAAAACCGGCTTTTATTACATCGCCTTAAAAGCAAACGTTCCCTTAATACTGACGGGCTTCGATTGGCCCCGTAAGCAGGTCATTCTCAGTGAACCCCTCTATGTAACGGGCAATTATGAGGCTGATATGGTTCCTTTTTACGCGTTTTTCTCATCTATACACGGCATCAAGAAGGACTGGCTAACGCAATGGGAAGAAACAGGCATTATTGAGTAA
- the nspC gene encoding carboxynorspermidine decarboxylase gives MNTNLLQHLSDPAIPSPCFILEEAKLRRNLELIDSVQKAAGVTIILALKGFSMYSAFPLVREYLSGATASSLNEIKLVNDYMGVKAHTYIPAYRDDEFDEVVDRSSHLTFNSWGQWERFNDRAVGRVSCGIRVNPQYSEVATEMYNPCVPGSRLGATRDQLPDQLPDGLEGIHFHTLCENDSFTLERTLQAFEARFADLLHQVKWVNFGGGHLMTREGYDTAHLIGLLSAFRQKYNVDVILEPGSAIAWQTGVLVSTVLDVLDSQGIHVAVLDTSFAAHMPDTLEMPYKPRIIHSYHEPVAGKPTYRLGGMTCLAGDFMGDYSFDSPLQVGDKIVFDDMIHYTMVKTTTFNGVNLPSIGIWKEDETFQLVRTYGYESFKDRLS, from the coding sequence ATGAATACCAATCTGCTGCAACACCTGTCCGATCCGGCGATTCCGTCGCCCTGTTTTATTCTTGAAGAAGCTAAACTCCGCCGAAATCTTGAACTCATCGACTCTGTTCAGAAGGCGGCTGGAGTAACCATTATTCTGGCCCTGAAAGGATTTTCGATGTACAGTGCCTTCCCATTAGTACGCGAATACCTGAGTGGGGCTACGGCTAGTTCGCTCAACGAGATTAAACTCGTCAACGACTACATGGGCGTGAAAGCGCATACCTACATACCGGCTTACCGGGATGATGAATTCGACGAAGTGGTAGACCGTAGCAGCCACCTCACGTTTAATTCATGGGGCCAGTGGGAGCGATTTAACGATCGGGCCGTTGGGCGGGTATCGTGCGGTATCCGTGTCAATCCGCAGTATTCCGAAGTGGCTACGGAAATGTATAACCCCTGTGTGCCCGGTTCGCGGCTGGGTGCTACTCGTGATCAGTTGCCCGATCAGCTGCCCGACGGACTGGAAGGGATTCATTTTCATACCCTTTGCGAAAACGACTCCTTTACCCTTGAACGGACACTTCAGGCCTTTGAAGCGCGGTTTGCGGATTTGCTGCATCAGGTGAAATGGGTCAATTTTGGTGGAGGGCATCTCATGACCCGCGAAGGGTACGATACCGCACACCTCATTGGTCTGTTAAGCGCTTTCCGGCAGAAATACAATGTCGATGTGATTCTGGAACCGGGGTCGGCCATTGCTTGGCAAACGGGCGTTCTGGTATCGACCGTGCTGGATGTGCTGGATAGTCAGGGAATTCATGTCGCCGTTCTGGATACATCGTTTGCGGCTCATATGCCCGACACACTCGAAATGCCCTATAAGCCTCGCATCATCCATTCCTATCATGAACCAGTGGCTGGTAAGCCTACTTATCGGCTGGGTGGCATGACATGCCTGGCGGGTGACTTTATGGGCGATTATTCGTTTGATTCCCCCTTGCAGGTGGGCGATAAAATCGTGTTCGATGATATGATTCATTACACGATGGTCAAAACCACGACCTTCAATGGCGTCAATCTACCTTCCATAGGGATATGGAAAGAGGATGAGACATTCCAACTCGTGCGAACGTATGGTTACGAAAGCTTCAAAGACCGGCTGAGTTAA